One part of the Rutidosis leptorrhynchoides isolate AG116_Rl617_1_P2 chromosome 1, CSIRO_AGI_Rlap_v1, whole genome shotgun sequence genome encodes these proteins:
- the LOC139848425 gene encoding uncharacterized mitochondrial protein AtMg00810-like — MTLPQGYKHNQAPNSVCRLLKSLYGLKQANRQWFTKLTSYLLTQGFCQSYADTSLLTFAKDSIFLAIVIYVDDLLITGNNESLISTLKDNLHKTFSIKDLGNTNYYLGIEFLRTKEGITMSQRKYALELLNTAGILDQKPSNVPIDPNIKLSADEGEFLDDASLYRTLVGKLIYLTITRPDLSYAAQALSQFSQNPRTSHLTALYKVLRYIKFSPGQGLHFPHHNTLTLSAFCDSDWANCPTSRRSITGYCIFLGSCLISWQSKKQKVVSRSSTEAEYRALADCTCELTWLKSLLHDFQVPCQQPIPIYCDNASAIALASNPIQHARTKHIEIDCHFVRDKMKAGQISTIFIPSSQQVADVLTKGLSKTPHHKCISKFGICDPYTMPTCGGIMV; from the coding sequence ATGACCTTACCACAGGGCTACAAGCACAATCAAGCTCCAAATTCTGTTTGTAGGCTTCTCAAATCTCTTTATGGTTTAAAGCAGGCCAATAGGCAATGGTTTACCAAGCTCACCAGCTATCTACTCACCCAAGGTTTTTGTCAAAGCTATGCAGATACCTCACTATTAACATTCGCCAAAGACTCCATTTTTCTGGCCATAGTCATCTATGTAGATGATCTCCTCATCACAGGAAACAATGAATCCCTCATCTCAACACTAAAAGACAACCTGCATAAAACATTCAGCATCAAAGACCTTGGTAACACCAACTATTATCTTGGCATTGAGTTTCTAAGAACAAAAGAAGGCATCACAATGTCTCAAAGAAAGTATGCCTTGGAACTTCTCAACACTGCTGGCATCCTTGATCAGAAACCCTCAAATGTTCCCATAGATCCTAACATCAAACTATCAGCAGATGAAGGTGAATTTTTGGATGATGCTTCTCTTTATAGAACCCTGGTAGGAAAACTCATTTATTTGACAATTACAAGGCCTGATCTCTCCTATGCAGCTCAAGCTCTCAGTCAGTTTAGTCAAAATCCAAGAACAAGTCACCTCACAGCTTTGTACAAAGTCCTAAGATACATCAAATTTTCACCGGGTCAAGGGTTACATTTTCCTCATCATAATACTCTTACCTTGTCAGCCTTTTGTGACAGTGACTGGGCAAACTGTCCCACATCCAGGAGATCCATTACTGGTTACTGCATCTTCTTAGGCTCTTGTCTCATTTCCTGGCAGTCTAAGAAACAAAAAGTGGTGTCCAGATCCTCCACAGAGGCTGAATATAGGGCACTTGCAGACTGCACTTGTGAATTAACCTGGTTAAAAAGTCTACTTCATGATTTTCAAGTCCCTTGTCAACAACCTATTCCTATTTACTGTGATAATGCTTCTGCAATTGCATTAGCATCCAACCCAATTCAACATGCTCGCACTAAACATATTGAGATTGATTGTCACTTTGTTAGAGACAAAATGAAGGCTGGTCAAATTTCTACAATTTTCATTCCTTCATCTCAACAGGTTGCAGATGTTCTTACTAAAGGATTAAGTAAAACTCCACACCACAAATGTATTTCCAAGTTTGGCATTTGTGATCCCTACACAATGCCAACTTGCGGGGGGATAATGGTATAA
- the LOC139848420 gene encoding uncharacterized protein, giving the protein MSINSTPNQTNNEDTNSPNHPLFLHQHDHPGLILITKKLTRSENYTTWRRSMTIALNAKNKLQIVTGDYAEPDANSRNKAPWDRTNDMIISWILNTITEQIGNSISFVNSAAALWKELQENYSQLDGHRIYQLSNEITQLKQTDCTVEVYYQKLKGFWDELDALESPYVCTCQCTCENGRTNGERDQRKRLMQFLMGLDECYANIRGQLLLMQPLPTVAKAYGMIRQEEKQREVNSIKTSNSIALSSYSSNRNYNSNGNRWNTNKTTGTYERRSPFKKGISCGNCGLEGHNKEECYKIVGTLQGIHYMGNTNLHQNHNIPKLLTQ; this is encoded by the coding sequence ATGTCAATCAACTCCACTCCAAATCAAACTAACAACGAAGATACTAATTCACCTAATCATCCATTATTCCTCCATCAACATGATCATCCAGGCTTGATCTTAATCACGAAGAAGCTAACTAGATCAGAGAATTACACCACCTGGAGGAGATCGATGACTATTGCCCTAAATGCTAAAAATAAGCTTCAAATTGTGACTGGAGACTATGCAGAACCTGATGCAAATTCAAGAAACAAAGCACCGTGGGACAGAACAAATGATATGATCATCTCTTGGATTCTAAACACCATAACTGAACAGATAGGTAATTCTATAAGCTTTGTGAACTCTGCTGCTGCTCTATGGAAAGAATTACAGGAAAACTACTCTCAACTTGATGGCCACAGGATATACCAGCTATCAAATGAAATAACTCAATTGAAACAAACTGATTGTACAGTGGAGGTGTATTACCAAAAACTCAAAGGTTTCTGGGATGAATTAGATGCCCTAGAATCACCTTATGTCTGCACATGCCAATGCACTTGTGAAAATGGTAGGACTAATGGAGAGAGAGATCAAAGAAAACGCCTCATGCAGTTTTTAATGGGATTGGATGAATGTTATGCCAATATTAGGGGACAACTACTATTGATGCAGCCACTACCAACAGTTGCTAAAGCCTATGGGATGATTAGGCAAGAGGAAAAGCAAAGAGAGGTCAACTCCATTAAGACATCCAACTCAATAGCTCTTTCAAGCTACTCCAGCAACAGGAATTATAACTCAAATGGGAACAGATGGAATACAAACAAGACAACTGGCACATATGAGAGGAGAAGTCCATTCAAAAAGGGGATTTCCTGTGGAAATTGTGGTCTTGAAGGTCACAACAAGGAAGAATGTTACAAGATTGTGGGTACCCTGCAGGGCATCCACTACATGGGAAATACAAACCTTCATCAAAACCACAATATACCAAAGCTGCTAACTCAATGA